The following proteins are co-located in the Festucalex cinctus isolate MCC-2025b chromosome 15, RoL_Fcin_1.0, whole genome shotgun sequence genome:
- the LOC144002900 gene encoding histone H4 codes for MSGRGKGGKGLGKGGAKRHRKVLRDNIQGITKPAIRRLARRGGVKRISGLIYEETRGVLKVFLENVIRDAVTYTEHAKRKTVTAMDVVYALKRQGRTLYGFGG; via the coding sequence ATGTCAGGCCGGGGTAAGGGAGGAAAAGGACTCGGGAAAGGAGGCGCCAAGCGTCACCGCAAAGTTCTCCGCGACAACATCCAGGGCATCACCAAACCCGCCATTCGCCGTCTAGCTCGCCGCGGCGGAGTCAAGCGCATCTCCGGTCTCATCTATGAGGAGACCCGCGGTGTGCTCAAGGTTTTCCTGGAGAACGTCATCCGTGACGCCGTCACCTACACCGAGCATGCCAAGAGGAAGACCGTGACCGCCATGGATGTCGTCTACGCTCTCAAACGGCAGGGACGTACACTCTACGGATTCGGCGGCTAA
- the LOC144002895 gene encoding histone H2A, whose product MSGRGKTGGKARAKAKTRSSRAGLQFPVGRVHRLLRKGNYGERIGAGAPVYLAAVLEYLTAEILELAGNAARDNKKTRIIPRHLQLAVRNDEELNKLLGGVTIAQGGVLPNIQAVLLPKKTEKAVKSK is encoded by the coding sequence ATGTCTGGAAGGGGGAAAACCGGCGGTAAAGCCAGAGCAAAGGCGAAGACCCGATCTTCCCGTGCCGGATTACAGTTTCCAGTGGGTCGAGTTCACAGACTTCTTCGCAAAGGCAACTACGGAGAGCGTATTGGTGCCGGCGCACCCGTCTATTTGGCGGCTGTGCTCGAGTACCTGACGGCTGAGATTTTGGAATTGGCCGGCAACGCGGCTCGAGACAACAAGAAAACCAGAATCATTCCTCGCCATCTCCAACTGGCCGTCCGCAACGACGAGGAGCTCAACAAGCTGCTCGGCGGAGTGACAATCGCTCAGGGAGGCGTGTTGCCTAACATCCAGGCCGTTCTCCTGCCGAAGAAGACCGAGAAAGCCGTTAAGTCCAAGTAA
- the LOC144002898 gene encoding histone H2B 1.1-like → MPEPAAKSSAPKKGSKKAVTKSAGKPGRKRRSKRKESYAIYVYKVLKQVHPDTGISSKAMSIMNSFVNDIFERIASEAARLAHYNKRSTISSREIQTAVRLLLPGELAKHAVSEGTKAVTKYTSSK, encoded by the coding sequence ATGCCTGAACCCGCCGCCAAATCATCAGCGCCCAAGAAGGGCTCCAAGAAAGCCGTCACCAAGTCCGCCGGCAAGCCCGGCAGGAAAAGAAGGAGCAAGAGAAAGGAGAGCTACGCCATCTACGTGTACAAGGTGCTGAAGCAGGTCCACCCGGACACCGGCATCTCGTCCAAGGCGATGAGTATCATGAACTCGTTCGTCAACGACATCTTCGAACGAATCGCTTCCGAAGCGGCTCGGCTCGCTCATTACAACAAGCGCTCCACCATCTCGTCCAGGGAGATCCAGACCGCCGTACGTCTCCTGCTACCTGGCGAGTTGGCCAAACATGCCGTGTCCGAAGGCACGAAAGCGGTTACCAAGTACACCAGCTCCAAGTAG
- the LOC144002899 gene encoding histone H2B → MPEPAKSAPKKGSKKAVTKSAGKPGRKRKKGRKESYAIYVYKVLKQVHPDTGISSKAMSIMNSFVNDIFERIASEASRLAHYNKRSTITSREIQTAVRLLLPGELAKHAVSEGTKAVTKYTSSK, encoded by the coding sequence ATGCCTGAACCTGCCAAGTCTGCGCCCAAGAAGGGCTCcaaaaaagccgtcaccaagtCCGCCGGCAAGCCCGGCAGGAAACGCAAGAAGGGAAGGAAGGAGAGCTACGCCATCTACGTGTACAAGGTGCTGAAGCAGGTCCACCCGGACACCGGCATCTCGTCCAAGGCGATGAGCATCATGAACTCGTTCGTCAACGACATCTTTGAGCGCATCGCATCCGAGGCTTCCCGTCTGGCTCACTACAACAAGCGCTCCACCATCACCTCCAGGGAGATCCAGACAGCCGTGCGTCTCCTGCTACCCGGCGAGCTGGCCAAGCACGCCGTGTCCGAAGGCACCAAGGCCGTCACTAAATACACCAGCTCCAAGTAA